TAGCCCTGACTTACATTTACGGCATCGGCAGGAGCCTTTCCAACAAGATACTGAAGGAAGCGGGCGTTAACCCCGATACGCGGGTAAAGGACCTGACCGAGCGGGAGATTTCCAATCTCAGGGATATTATAGAAAAAAACTACAAGGTTGAGGGCGACCTGCGCCGCGAGGTGGCGCTCAATATTAAGAGGCTAATAGAGATCGGCTGCTACAGGGGAATACGCCACCGCAGGGGTCTACCCGTTCGCGGACAGAGAACCCGTACCAACGCCAGGACCAGAAAAGGTCCCAGAAAGACGGTCGGAGCAAGGCGCAGTAAATAATTTTCGGAGGTGAGCACAAATTGGCCCTTACATCTAGAAAGCGCAGAGAAAAAAGGCGCGTCGAAAAAGGCAAAGCCCATATTCACTCGACGTTTAACAATACCATCGTGACAATAACCGATGAAGCCGGCAATCCGATCACCTGGGCAAGCGCCGGCACAGTAGGTTTCAAGGGCTCCAGGAAGGGTACGCCTTTCGCAGCCCAGATGGCGGCGGAATCGGCTGCGAGGAAGGCCATGGACTACGGGCTGAGAACCGTTGAAGTATTCGTTAAAGGCCCCGGTCCCGGACGCGAAGCCGCAATTCGTTCACTGCAGGCAGCCGGGTTGGAAATAAGCGTGATAAAGGACGTCACACCCATTCCCCACAACGGGTGCAGGCCGCCAAAGCGTAGGCGCGTGTAACAGATAAAAATCAGGAGGTGGAAGTTTAAATGGCAAGATACACGGGTCCTGTATGCCGCCTGTGCCGCCGCGAGGGCATGAAGCTGTATCTGAAGGGCGAGAGGTGCTATACGCCCAAATGCGCCATTGACAGGCGCGGATATGCCCCCGGTCAGCACGGGCAGATGAAGAGGAAACTTTCCGAATACGGGCTGCAGCTAAGAGAAAAGCAGAAAGCCAAAAGAATTTATGGTGTGCTGGAAAGGCAGTTTAAGATATACTTTGAGGAAGCCATCAGGAGAAAGGGCGTTACCGGTGAGAACCTGCTTCGCCTTCTGGAGTGCCGCCTCGACAATGTGGTATACCGCCTGGGATTCGCTAAATCCAGAGCTCAGGCCCGCCAGATAGTGAGGCACGGCCATATAGAAGTTAACGGCAGAAAGGTTACCATTCCGTCCTACCAGGTGAGGGAAAAAGACGTCATAGCCGTCAGGGAGAAAAGCAGGTCCCTGGACTTCTTCAAAGAGATGGCGGAAGCAGGTAAAGGCAGGATTGTTCCCGAATGGCTGTCGGTAAATTACGACACGCTTACGGGAGAAGTCGTGAGGATGCCCAACCGCGAAGACATCGACGTACCGATACAGGAGCACCTCATAGTCGAGCTCTACTCCAAGTAATGTGCCCTCATTCCAAATCTGTACGAGGAGGGTAATGTTATTGATGACTGAGATTGAAAAGCCAAGGATTGAGTTGGTGGAAATAAGCGAAGACAACACCTATGGCAAGATCGTCATAGAGCCTCTGGAAAGGGGCTACGGAACCACCCTTGGCAATTCGCTCCGCAGGGTACTCCTGTCGTCGCTGCCGGGGGCTGCGATAACTTCCGTGAAAATCGATGGAGTACAGCATGAATTTTCCACGATTCCCGGTGTGCTTGAAGATACCGTAGAAATAATAATGAATATAAAAGGCCTTGCGATAAAAATGCACAGCGATGAGCCCAAGCTGCTCAGAATAGAAGCCCAGGGAGAAGGGGAAGTCACGGCAAAAGACATCATCTGCGACGCCGATGTGGAGATCATCAATAAGGATCACCATATCGCCACGCTTGATAAGGACGGCAGGCT
The DNA window shown above is from Thermosediminibacter oceani DSM 16646 and carries:
- the rpsM gene encoding 30S ribosomal protein S13 — protein: MARIAGVDLPKDKRVEIALTYIYGIGRSLSNKILKEAGVNPDTRVKDLTEREISNLRDIIEKNYKVEGDLRREVALNIKRLIEIGCYRGIRHRRGLPVRGQRTRTNARTRKGPRKTVGARRSK
- the rpsD gene encoding 30S ribosomal protein S4, with translation MARYTGPVCRLCRREGMKLYLKGERCYTPKCAIDRRGYAPGQHGQMKRKLSEYGLQLREKQKAKRIYGVLERQFKIYFEEAIRRKGVTGENLLRLLECRLDNVVYRLGFAKSRAQARQIVRHGHIEVNGRKVTIPSYQVREKDVIAVREKSRSLDFFKEMAEAGKGRIVPEWLSVNYDTLTGEVVRMPNREDIDVPIQEHLIVELYSK
- the rpsK gene encoding 30S ribosomal protein S11; its protein translation is MALTSRKRREKRRVEKGKAHIHSTFNNTIVTITDEAGNPITWASAGTVGFKGSRKGTPFAAQMAAESAARKAMDYGLRTVEVFVKGPGPGREAAIRSLQAAGLEISVIKDVTPIPHNGCRPPKRRRV